The proteins below are encoded in one region of Levilactobacillus namurensis:
- a CDS encoding MucBP domain-containing protein, which translates to MQSKRPMIKKRWWLTSATAVTLTAMSLAMTTAQADAVNPTAPVAVTSQSAQASSAETTAITPVAADDTAAATDTATTVADQTATSSTEIPAETPEQSANPAEASTEQATTDSTASVDTTTGESTTEESAAQSEANSVEETPTTPEQTAPSTTAGLDAGTTESAPTANTDSVSQQEATPSAPEVTAPTTDDATTKPSDGANVVAPADPSTTSTPEETNDAATTKPSNGANLVESTDDTAMTKPSTGASVVESAATANDVAATKPMTGAQAVQTANDPLSATVTTPMSAPLKQVAKKTHRADDDINVWMPNKHLQAIILADLQNDSHHLPTNKTWNSVSDITKEDMALLTSIRGFTYIDGKTPFSLEGLQYAKNLKDIFLEANLNEYPVSHVRGDIEDISQLKDLEFLEDVWLQNNRIKDVTPLAGKKHLKSLKISHNAISDFSPLKGMSFDEMSTFAGQVIELPKKKVDKNKKTGHLAITCVQMDGTTVELKPMGAKGGKLWAFNGDQLAYQVFYNGGTATPDGKGGLYYTDLVAQAAGDPLMPDNYPTDKYYMMGSTGGSTPDFMVVQPYEYADLGGIVTVHYVDREGNTLAEDTVLSGHEVGESYTTEPLTIPGYTLQDAHPQFSEGQYGKDDVEVTYVYALDQSDPGTGDNGGDKPGNGGDNGSGTPGDGGTGTPGGTGDGNASGGQGGDAGGSGNGSTGTGNQNQGGNGDSGNGSADTGSQDGSGSGNGGAAAGGDNSGSGSQGGAQNGGSGDQGGSTTTTPGDGTVTVTPAPSQPNKPSQSHPNKPGQSTQVTHPVTGGQADQPAISTPVAAPATDHGTVDLTATTAGDADDQVSPTTELNDQPGHAQDLNAVSTDTESNLPQTNGKQNSLGVLAGGLMLVMSILTFGWFKRRSR; encoded by the coding sequence ATGCAATCCAAGCGTCCCATGATCAAGAAACGTTGGTGGTTAACCAGTGCTACGGCCGTGACCTTAACGGCAATGAGTCTTGCCATGACCACAGCACAAGCCGATGCCGTGAATCCAACCGCACCAGTAGCAGTGACGTCCCAGTCCGCTCAAGCCAGTTCGGCAGAAACGACGGCAATCACGCCAGTTGCGGCTGACGATACCGCAGCGGCGACGGATACGGCGACTACTGTGGCGGATCAGACCGCCACGTCATCAACGGAAATCCCGGCAGAGACGCCTGAACAGTCAGCTAATCCGGCGGAAGCTTCTACGGAACAGGCGACCACTGATTCGACTGCTTCAGTAGACACGACCACGGGTGAGTCCACGACAGAAGAAAGTGCAGCCCAGTCAGAAGCCAACTCAGTAGAAGAAACTCCAACGACTCCTGAGCAGACCGCCCCAAGTACGACGGCTGGTTTAGACGCCGGGACAACTGAATCGGCGCCGACTGCGAATACAGATTCAGTTAGTCAGCAGGAAGCGACGCCTAGCGCTCCTGAAGTAACGGCCCCAACGACGGATGACGCGACGACGAAACCTAGCGACGGCGCCAACGTGGTCGCACCAGCCGACCCATCGACGACCAGCACGCCGGAAGAGACTAACGACGCGGCGACTACCAAGCCTAGCAACGGCGCAAACCTGGTGGAATCGACGGACGATACGGCCATGACCAAGCCTAGCACGGGAGCTAGCGTGGTGGAATCAGCCGCCACGGCCAACGATGTGGCGGCAACCAAGCCGATGACCGGGGCCCAAGCGGTGCAAACTGCCAACGACCCACTATCAGCGACCGTGACGACGCCGATGAGCGCGCCATTGAAGCAGGTGGCCAAGAAGACCCACCGGGCCGATGACGACATCAACGTGTGGATGCCGAACAAGCACTTACAGGCCATCATTTTAGCGGACCTGCAAAATGACAGTCACCATTTACCAACTAATAAGACCTGGAACAGCGTCAGTGACATCACCAAGGAAGACATGGCACTCCTGACGTCCATCCGCGGGTTTACCTACATTGACGGTAAGACGCCGTTCTCCTTGGAAGGCCTACAGTACGCCAAGAACCTGAAGGACATCTTCTTAGAAGCCAACCTGAATGAATACCCCGTCTCTCATGTGCGTGGGGATATTGAAGACATTTCGCAATTGAAGGATCTAGAGTTCCTGGAAGATGTCTGGCTGCAGAACAACCGGATCAAGGACGTGACGCCTTTAGCCGGGAAGAAGCACTTGAAGTCCCTGAAGATCTCCCATAACGCGATTTCTGACTTCTCGCCATTAAAGGGGATGTCGTTCGATGAGATGTCCACCTTCGCGGGTCAAGTGATCGAGTTACCTAAGAAAAAGGTTGATAAGAACAAGAAGACCGGCCACCTGGCGATTACCTGTGTGCAGATGGACGGTACCACGGTTGAATTGAAACCTATGGGCGCTAAGGGCGGTAAGTTGTGGGCCTTTAACGGCGACCAACTGGCTTACCAGGTCTTCTACAACGGTGGAACTGCGACGCCGGACGGCAAGGGGGGACTGTACTACACGGACCTGGTCGCCCAAGCCGCAGGAGATCCGTTAATGCCAGATAACTACCCGACGGACAAGTACTACATGATGGGGAGTACCGGCGGGTCGACGCCGGACTTCATGGTGGTCCAACCTTATGAATACGCGGATCTGGGTGGTATCGTGACGGTCCATTACGTTGACCGGGAAGGTAACACGCTGGCGGAAGACACGGTCTTATCCGGACACGAAGTTGGGGAATCCTACACTACGGAACCCCTGACGATTCCTGGGTACACGCTCCAAGACGCTCACCCGCAATTCTCCGAGGGCCAGTATGGCAAGGATGACGTGGAAGTGACCTACGTCTACGCCCTGGACCAATCCGACCCGGGAACTGGTGACAACGGCGGTGACAAGCCAGGTAACGGGGGCGACAACGGTAGCGGGACTCCCGGCGATGGGGGTACCGGCACTCCGGGCGGTACTGGCGACGGCAACGCGAGCGGCGGTCAAGGTGGCGACGCTGGTGGCTCGGGCAACGGTAGTACGGGCACCGGTAACCAAAACCAAGGCGGCAATGGTGACTCCGGTAACGGTAGTGCAGATACCGGCAGCCAAGACGGTAGTGGTTCCGGTAACGGCGGCGCAGCGGCTGGTGGCGATAACTCCGGTAGTGGTAGCCAAGGCGGCGCCCAAAATGGTGGCAGTGGCGACCAAGGCGGGAGTACGACGACCACGCCTGGGGATGGCACGGTAACCGTAACGCCGGCACCTAGCCAACCGAACAAACCAAGCCAAAGTCATCCGAACAAACCTGGCCAATCCACGCAAGTGACGCACCCCGTAACGGGTGGTCAAGCCGACCAACCAGCAATCAGCACGCCGGTAGCGGCACCAGCGACCGACCATGGGACGGTTGATCTGACGGCAACGACTGCCGGGGATGCGGATGACCAAGTGAGCCCGACCACGGAACTCAACGATCAACCGGGCCATGCTCAGGACCTCAACGCGGTATCGACGGATACTGAAAGCAACTTGCCGCAGACCAACGGCAAGCAGAACTCACTGGGTGTCCTGGCAGGTGGCCTGATGCTGGTCATGAGCATCTTGACCTTCGGCTGGTTCAAGCGGCGCAGTCGCTAA
- a CDS encoding C40 family peptidase, whose protein sequence is MNIKHVSFAVAATAALLPIFGMSTPASANSKNQILSTSYMTNTAYVRKSATGWTYNLGGTASNLKFGHKTHYLKNYPHTTWHATQKRTILKKNGNKAIYYYVTNGRGTASGWIWHGYLQKKSTASFDHTAATTTTSSTAADTASTTSTTQSGDYATLIAKAKQYLGRPYVYGANGPSSFDCSGFTKYVFSKALGTTLPRTAQQQYNAYQHVSAANAKPGDLIFFGTSKSNITHVGIYMGNHRMIDAQLRGVVTEATNVSWWHTVGYSRPVSMS, encoded by the coding sequence ATGAACATTAAACATGTCAGTTTCGCCGTTGCGGCCACCGCTGCGTTGCTTCCCATCTTCGGGATGAGCACCCCAGCTTCCGCAAATAGTAAAAACCAGATTCTCAGCACCAGCTACATGACCAACACAGCTTACGTGCGTAAGAGCGCGACCGGCTGGACCTACAACCTAGGTGGTACGGCGTCTAACCTGAAGTTCGGTCACAAGACCCACTACTTGAAGAACTACCCGCACACCACTTGGCACGCCACCCAAAAGCGGACCATCTTAAAGAAGAACGGGAACAAGGCCATCTACTATTACGTTACCAACGGTCGGGGGACGGCCTCCGGGTGGATCTGGCACGGTTACCTGCAAAAGAAGTCGACCGCATCCTTCGACCACACGGCAGCGACCACGACGACTTCATCGACCGCCGCTGACACGGCTAGCACCACCAGCACCACACAATCTGGCGACTACGCGACCCTGATTGCCAAGGCCAAGCAATACCTGGGGCGGCCCTACGTTTACGGCGCCAACGGCCCGAGTTCCTTTGACTGCTCCGGCTTCACCAAGTACGTCTTCAGCAAGGCCTTAGGCACCACGTTACCGCGGACCGCGCAACAACAATACAACGCTTACCAACACGTCAGTGCGGCTAACGCCAAGCCTGGCGATCTGATCTTCTTCGGGACTAGCAAGTCCAACATCACCCACGTGGGCATCTACATGGGTAACCACCGGATGATTGACGCCCAACTCCGCGGTGTCGTGACCGAAGCCACTAACGTTTCCTGGTGGCACACCGTGGGTTACTCCCGGCCCGTTAGCATGAGCTAA
- a CDS encoding anti-sigma factor, protein MKTDIEFNRLARRVRWKRWLITIGIAVVVSFGLVVSGYQLLQHLAAKSSDRDMDYLQVTAEILAPNLQSSDRYLANTTIQGGQVVSHRYKEIAGQRVAWSPAVTNYSWLGTELGTAINATDWGNTRQDRVYDRITQQRVPQFYDVSRRPTKTDPRRQQDLATVARTSHQVAEMALTFKHPLTYTAIQRKLPRSLTAAWYWIGTKDSASPELTNDYLGIAGGDDGAPGTGRLTTTNYRYFRSALKQANQEFGGTLRTGGLDVFKFGAQYAKRYPSLQTAKFAGVIVTGNSAAFKQLGHPDWVAASSAGIVMPQTAIQ, encoded by the coding sequence GTGAAGACGGACATCGAATTTAACCGCTTAGCGCGCCGGGTACGCTGGAAGCGCTGGCTCATCACGATTGGGATTGCTGTGGTGGTCAGCTTTGGCCTAGTGGTCAGCGGGTATCAGCTCTTACAACACCTAGCGGCCAAGTCATCGGACCGCGACATGGATTATTTGCAGGTTACGGCGGAGATCCTGGCGCCGAACCTGCAGTCGAGTGACCGCTACCTGGCCAACACCACGATTCAGGGGGGCCAGGTGGTCAGCCACCGGTATAAGGAGATTGCGGGCCAGCGGGTGGCTTGGTCGCCAGCTGTGACCAATTATTCGTGGTTAGGCACGGAGCTGGGCACGGCAATCAACGCCACGGACTGGGGGAATACGCGGCAAGACCGGGTCTATGACCGAATCACGCAACAGCGGGTTCCCCAGTTCTACGACGTGTCGCGGCGGCCAACTAAGACCGACCCCCGGCGGCAACAGGACTTGGCGACCGTGGCCCGGACCTCGCATCAGGTCGCTGAAATGGCGCTAACGTTTAAGCACCCGCTGACTTACACGGCGATTCAACGGAAATTACCGCGGTCCTTGACGGCGGCTTGGTACTGGATTGGAACGAAGGATTCCGCGTCACCCGAGTTGACCAACGATTACTTGGGGATTGCGGGTGGTGACGATGGCGCGCCCGGGACCGGACGGCTGACCACCACCAACTATCGGTATTTCCGGTCTGCATTGAAGCAAGCGAACCAGGAGTTCGGTGGAACGCTGCGGACCGGGGGCCTTGACGTGTTCAAGTTCGGTGCACAGTACGCTAAGCGTTACCCGTCCTTGCAGACCGCCAAGTTTGCGGGGGTTATCGTCACGGGTAACAGTGCGGCCTTTAAGCAATTGGGCCACCCGGACTGGGTCGCCGCCAGTTCGGCTGGTATCGTGATGCCGCAAACGGCGATTCAATAG
- a CDS encoding RNA polymerase sigma factor — MNLADYETLVAQLAVEIRRYLVSRGADPETAADIVQDMFVKVLESDLVLPPEKLRPYLYRVAWSTYLDAYRRRQRYRQLVDRYLGPALQRPPAPSAPPTVADQALQRGLARLKPRDRQLLIHRYSEEWSFRQLARALNITEGAAKMRVYRVQRKLERLMRRVYREDGHRI; from the coding sequence GTGAATTTAGCAGATTACGAGACACTGGTGGCCCAGCTGGCCGTTGAGATTCGGCGGTACTTGGTCAGTCGGGGGGCCGACCCGGAGACCGCAGCGGACATCGTGCAGGACATGTTCGTGAAGGTCTTGGAAAGCGACCTGGTCCTACCGCCGGAAAAGCTCCGGCCGTACCTGTACCGGGTGGCTTGGTCGACGTACCTAGATGCGTACCGGCGTCGACAACGGTATCGCCAGTTAGTCGACCGGTATCTAGGACCGGCACTGCAACGGCCGCCGGCGCCGAGTGCCCCGCCCACGGTGGCGGACCAGGCGCTACAACGCGGGCTCGCCCGGTTAAAGCCCCGGGACCGCCAGTTATTGATTCACCGGTACTCGGAAGAGTGGTCCTTTCGTCAGTTAGCGCGGGCCCTAAATATCACTGAAGGGGCGGCCAAGATGCGCGTGTACCGGGTACAACGCAAGTTAGAGAGACTTATGAGGAGGGTTTACCGTGAAGACGGACATCGAATTTAA
- a CDS encoding Spx/MgsR family RNA polymerase-binding regulatory protein: MIKMYFHAKTTAVTKAMKWLANHDAIFTTQDIKKQALTREEILKMLSLTESGTDDLISTRSKAYKALPTSVQDMGMNELVELLQNNPGILKNPIVVDQNKLATGFDLETIREFVPASYRKKELAGFFKILNGTKNALGVSPA, translated from the coding sequence ATGATTAAAATGTACTTTCACGCGAAGACCACTGCGGTGACTAAAGCAATGAAATGGCTCGCTAACCACGACGCAATCTTTACCACGCAAGATATTAAAAAACAAGCGCTGACCCGCGAAGAAATTCTCAAGATGTTGTCTCTGACGGAATCAGGAACTGATGACTTGATTTCGACCCGTTCCAAGGCCTACAAGGCTCTGCCAACGTCCGTTCAGGACATGGGCATGAATGAATTGGTCGAACTCTTACAGAATAATCCGGGGATCTTAAAGAACCCGATTGTGGTGGACCAGAACAAGTTAGCGACCGGTTTCGACTTGGAAACCATTCGGGAATTTGTGCCGGCATCGTACCGGAAGAAGGAGTTGGCGGGCTTCTTCAAGATTCTAAACGGCACCAAGAACGCGTTAGGTGTTTCACCCGCTTAG
- a CDS encoding N-acetylmuramoyl-L-alanine amidase — MNLRKNYLTAAVAVGVALLGVVGLTTLPTTATETVAYADTTVNAKHQGMVGDAKTINNDAFQHMLDKWDHGHVTVHVPKGTYVFDSGHVVLHSNITFKFDKDAVFRITDGNRLNFAYPSPSAGYDGGISDVTWKGATFQGDNTEDGQSVFVQSIHHAKNVTFDGCVFDNAESPTGHYIDIDGSHNIDVLNSVFTGFNGSKDYKEAIQVDYSNKKAMSYKLAGDKYDNLPSYDVNVDSNQFLPVTRESGQVQSYAPNPIGEHSIYKHGAAGIIHDVHFTNNTVVDPKPLLDDGSATIHFKGISDLWISGNKFINQRVLGSGNYIYLYNSEPSYDMKNLNITDNEFINVNPTKQYIYLDAGKTDDNPMSDITIKGNKITTQKNGATFVSSNFALTGSKIKIGDNKTTIAPFTTTTVTPQKPISETTVKPNKKPAKKKPAQKLKKRKQTNKEEKYYAGLDTQNAQLKSNYKKYSLYNHVRGHKNWNIMKFDWKKLKNKRVYIDMRAQADTGKWYRIRFSKKSTTKYWIRTGALEFNKFDVQDYENELTLMKVYPVYTRPFNDPLLAKLKGTTADLPKRTYMITNRAYRTDANGHQTVYYRMSNGLWTRASAFDLGN; from the coding sequence TTGAATTTGAGGAAGAACTATCTGACAGCTGCAGTGGCTGTGGGAGTCGCCTTATTGGGGGTCGTGGGCCTCACGACCCTACCGACGACCGCTACGGAGACTGTCGCTTACGCGGATACCACGGTGAACGCGAAGCATCAAGGCATGGTTGGGGATGCCAAGACGATCAACAACGACGCGTTCCAGCATATGTTGGATAAGTGGGACCACGGTCACGTCACAGTGCACGTGCCTAAGGGGACGTACGTCTTTGACTCCGGCCACGTGGTTTTACATTCGAATATTACATTTAAGTTCGATAAGGATGCCGTCTTCCGGATCACGGATGGTAATCGGTTGAACTTCGCTTACCCGAGTCCGTCGGCCGGTTATGATGGCGGTATCTCGGACGTGACCTGGAAGGGTGCGACGTTCCAAGGGGATAACACGGAAGACGGCCAAAGTGTCTTCGTCCAGAGTATCCATCACGCGAAGAACGTGACGTTTGATGGCTGTGTCTTCGACAATGCCGAATCACCAACTGGACACTACATAGATATTGACGGTAGTCATAACATTGACGTCTTGAACTCGGTCTTTACCGGTTTCAACGGCTCTAAGGACTACAAGGAAGCCATTCAAGTCGACTATTCGAACAAAAAGGCGATGTCCTACAAGTTGGCGGGCGACAAGTACGATAACTTGCCATCCTACGACGTTAACGTGGACAGTAACCAGTTCTTGCCAGTGACGCGTGAATCCGGCCAAGTCCAATCCTACGCGCCGAACCCGATTGGGGAACACTCGATTTACAAGCACGGTGCAGCGGGCATCATTCACGACGTGCACTTTACCAACAACACGGTGGTTGACCCCAAGCCGTTATTGGACGATGGGTCCGCCACGATTCACTTCAAGGGTATTTCCGACCTGTGGATCTCCGGTAACAAGTTCATCAATCAACGGGTCTTAGGTTCTGGGAACTACATCTACTTGTATAACTCCGAACCGTCTTACGACATGAAGAACTTGAACATCACGGATAACGAATTCATCAACGTCAACCCAACCAAGCAATATATCTACTTGGATGCCGGGAAGACGGATGATAATCCGATGTCAGACATCACCATTAAGGGTAACAAGATTACCACCCAGAAGAACGGGGCGACCTTCGTCTCTAGTAACTTCGCGTTAACGGGTTCGAAGATTAAGATTGGGGATAACAAGACCACCATTGCGCCGTTTACCACCACCACGGTCACGCCGCAAAAGCCAATCTCCGAGACCACGGTCAAGCCAAACAAGAAACCGGCTAAGAAGAAGCCAGCGCAGAAGTTGAAGAAGCGTAAGCAGACCAACAAGGAAGAAAAGTACTATGCTGGGCTGGATACGCAAAACGCACAGTTGAAGAGCAACTACAAGAAGTACTCCCTGTACAACCATGTTCGGGGGCACAAGAACTGGAACATCATGAAGTTCGACTGGAAGAAGCTGAAGAACAAGCGGGTCTACATCGACATGCGGGCCCAAGCCGATACGGGTAAGTGGTACCGGATCCGCTTCTCCAAGAAGTCGACCACGAAGTACTGGATTCGGACGGGTGCTTTGGAATTCAACAAGTTCGACGTGCAAGACTACGAAAATGAGTTGACCTTGATGAAGGTCTACCCCGTCTACACGCGGCCGTTCAACGATCCTTTGTTAGCAAAGCTGAAGGGGACCACGGCGGACTTGCCGAAGCGGACGTACATGATTACCAACCGGGCTTACCGGACGGATGCTAACGGGCACCAGACCGTGTACTACCGGATGAGCAACGGTCTTTGGACCCGAGCCAGCGCTTTTGATTTAGGGAACTAG
- a CDS encoding MarR family winged helix-turn-helix transcriptional regulator, translated as MTQTNDLGQSLEWFSQLQKIMRPVTTIKTEEITISLEQFNLLHAITDQREDFTPTKFANQIGVSKSMISGQISRLLRAGLIESIASTIDRRQHNLKLTPDGVKVYTQVRGQVVDRLNQLHADITSLM; from the coding sequence ATGACGCAAACAAACGACTTGGGCCAATCCTTAGAATGGTTTTCTCAATTACAAAAGATTATGCGGCCAGTAACGACGATTAAGACGGAGGAAATCACGATTTCTTTGGAACAGTTTAATCTGTTACACGCCATCACGGATCAGCGGGAAGACTTCACGCCGACCAAGTTTGCCAACCAAATCGGCGTTTCCAAGTCCATGATTTCCGGTCAGATCTCCCGGTTATTACGGGCGGGGCTGATCGAAAGTATTGCCTCCACGATTGACCGGCGGCAACACAACCTCAAGCTGACACCGGATGGGGTCAAGGTCTACACCCAAGTGCGGGGCCAAGTGGTTGATCGCTTGAACCAATTGCACGCAGATATCACCAGCTTGATGTAA
- a CDS encoding Cof-type HAD-IIB family hydrolase: MPKIKMIATDVDGTFLNHDRDYNHARFAQQLQRLIAANIRFVVASGNHLGHLHKVFAPTPAVQTFVAENGGLIVDHGQTLFETAIPLPTVREVVHAILADDTIRPQVLRLSGAHGTYVVQGNQPLDPDAQDYFIDNLVTVPDLLIVDDTIYKINGEWPNDSIQTMAAKLNQRFPQQIHATASGFGSIDIIAPHMNKAIGITQLAQAWGIAPSEIAAFGDNDNDQEMLRHVGLGVAMRNGTDSVKRVANLLTPTDNDHDGVLNVIDAILADEV, translated from the coding sequence ATGCCAAAAATCAAAATGATTGCCACCGACGTCGACGGGACGTTCCTGAATCACGACCGCGACTATAACCACGCGCGGTTCGCACAACAGCTGCAACGCCTCATCGCCGCCAACATTCGCTTCGTGGTCGCCAGTGGGAACCACTTAGGCCACCTGCACAAGGTCTTTGCACCGACGCCGGCCGTTCAGACCTTCGTCGCTGAAAACGGCGGTCTGATTGTCGACCACGGTCAAACACTGTTCGAAACGGCCATTCCGTTGCCGACCGTGCGCGAAGTCGTCCACGCCATCCTAGCCGATGACACCATCCGGCCCCAAGTCTTACGCCTATCCGGTGCTCATGGGACCTACGTTGTTCAGGGGAATCAGCCCTTAGATCCAGATGCCCAGGACTACTTCATCGACAACTTAGTCACGGTCCCCGACTTGTTGATCGTGGACGACACCATCTACAAGATCAACGGCGAATGGCCCAACGACTCGATCCAAACCATGGCCGCCAAGTTGAATCAGCGGTTCCCGCAACAGATTCACGCGACCGCCAGCGGCTTCGGCAGTATCGACATCATCGCGCCCCACATGAACAAGGCCATCGGAATCACCCAATTGGCACAGGCCTGGGGAATTGCCCCCAGCGAGATTGCCGCTTTCGGCGATAACGACAACGACCAAGAAATGCTGCGCCACGTGGGACTAGGGGTCGCCATGCGCAACGGGACCGATTCGGTCAAGCGCGTTGCCAACCTCCTCACACCCACGGACAACGACCACGATGGGGTCCTCAACGTCATCGACGCCATTTTAGCCGATGAAGTTTAA
- a CDS encoding alpha/beta hydrolase — MRSKWQWLPVLLGGAWLAYHELSRRAIRPRNRRYRRAGIQVTTVPTLFIPGWGGNAWTYNGMLRWFAQQGYAAKVLTIRVDYQGHLRVTGHWPAGAANPTIQVLFDRNLTKDYRQQIRWVTQILRALKQRYGVTAYNAVAHSWGGSAMVHSLVNDGADPTLPRLHRLVLLGTPVNEAPSLTAPDPAYRHLLAGRQNLWANAGAEIHNVYGLLAGRQTDGEVPVGQATPLRQVVAQSPVRYHEYPVQGVGHGQLHSTLRMWRLIARLLWSLKKDD; from the coding sequence TTGAGGAGTAAGTGGCAGTGGTTACCGGTTTTACTGGGTGGTGCCTGGTTGGCTTATCACGAGTTGAGCCGGCGGGCCATCCGTCCGCGCAATCGGCGGTATCGTCGTGCGGGGATTCAGGTCACGACCGTGCCGACCTTGTTCATTCCTGGCTGGGGCGGTAATGCCTGGACTTATAATGGCATGTTACGGTGGTTTGCCCAGCAGGGGTATGCCGCCAAAGTCCTGACGATTCGGGTCGATTATCAGGGGCACTTGCGGGTCACGGGTCATTGGCCAGCCGGTGCGGCCAACCCCACCATTCAGGTCTTGTTCGACCGGAACCTGACTAAGGATTACCGGCAACAGATTCGCTGGGTCACCCAGATCCTGCGCGCCCTCAAGCAGCGCTACGGTGTCACGGCCTATAACGCCGTGGCCCATTCATGGGGTGGCAGTGCGATGGTTCACAGTCTGGTCAACGACGGGGCCGACCCGACGTTGCCCCGGTTGCACCGTTTGGTGTTACTGGGCACGCCGGTCAACGAAGCACCGTCGCTGACGGCACCTGATCCCGCCTACCGGCACCTCTTAGCGGGGCGGCAGAACCTCTGGGCCAACGCGGGAGCGGAGATCCATAACGTCTACGGCCTGTTAGCGGGGCGCCAGACGGATGGTGAGGTGCCGGTGGGCCAAGCCACGCCCTTGCGGCAGGTGGTCGCCCAATCGCCTGTAAGGTATCACGAGTATCCCGTTCAGGGAGTGGGTCACGGTCAGCTACATTCAACCTTGCGGATGTGGCGGCTGATTGCCCGCCTTTTGTGGTCACTCAAAAAGGACGATTAA
- a CDS encoding aldose epimerase family protein, with product MQTTTKEWDTYQNQPVTEYTIENDHGVQLSVLSWGATLHHLNVPSANGSKNLVLSYHKMADYLDNPFYVCMGIGRTGGRIRRGTFPLGGKTYHVDANEGQNTLHGGPHGFNTVNWAGSLDTSDPDAAKIVLTHTFTSTADSYPGDLDAKLIYGLDNDDHVTLTFEATAKTDTTVFNPTAHLYFNLSDDQLITGQTLQVNSDDHLDLDGEKLPTGKLIANANTPFDFKAGQNLGSAIRGMQETTEKGFDDVYHVVPAADHTIAKLSDPQSKRSVTIKSDRNGLVVFTANSFTNDLKLAAGAGQPYMGVALEPQTLPDSMNHPEFGDVTLPAGQTQQYHISYDLTY from the coding sequence ATGCAAACGACCACTAAAGAATGGGATACTTATCAGAATCAACCTGTGACAGAATATACGATAGAAAATGACCACGGGGTCCAATTATCCGTCCTCAGCTGGGGCGCCACGTTGCATCACCTGAACGTGCCTAGCGCCAACGGGTCCAAGAACTTGGTGCTATCTTATCACAAGATGGCCGACTACCTGGACAATCCGTTCTACGTCTGCATGGGCATCGGCCGGACCGGTGGCCGGATCCGACGCGGGACCTTCCCGTTAGGTGGCAAGACCTACCACGTTGACGCGAATGAAGGGCAAAACACCCTGCACGGTGGCCCCCACGGCTTCAACACGGTCAACTGGGCCGGGAGCCTGGACACTAGTGACCCCGATGCCGCTAAGATTGTCTTGACTCACACCTTCACCAGCACCGCCGATTCCTACCCTGGCGACCTGGACGCGAAGTTGATCTACGGGCTGGACAACGACGACCACGTGACGTTAACCTTCGAGGCCACGGCCAAGACCGACACCACGGTCTTCAACCCCACGGCACACCTCTACTTCAACCTTAGCGATGACCAACTGATTACCGGACAGACCTTACAGGTCAACAGTGACGACCACCTGGACTTAGACGGTGAGAAGTTGCCAACTGGTAAGTTGATTGCCAACGCCAACACGCCGTTCGACTTCAAGGCGGGGCAAAACTTGGGTAGCGCTATCCGGGGAATGCAAGAAACCACGGAAAAGGGCTTCGACGATGTCTACCACGTGGTCCCCGCAGCGGATCACACCATCGCCAAGCTAAGCGACCCGCAATCTAAGCGTAGCGTCACCATCAAGTCGGACCGCAACGGGTTAGTGGTCTTCACCGCCAACTCCTTCACCAACGACCTCAAGTTGGCCGCCGGTGCTGGTCAGCCTTACATGGGTGTGGCCCTGGAACCACAAACGTTGCCTGACTCCATGAACCACCCCGAGTTCGGCGACGTGACCCTGCCAGCTGGGCAGACGCAACAGTACCATATCAGTTACGACTTAACTTATTAA
- the rpsN gene encoding 30S ribosomal protein S14 — MAKKSKIAKEKKIEATVAKYADRRAELKAAGDYAALALLPRNASPVRIHHRDHLDGRPHAYMRKFGLSRLNFRELAHKGQIPGVKKASW, encoded by the coding sequence ATGGCAAAGAAGTCCAAGATTGCAAAGGAAAAGAAGATTGAAGCGACCGTCGCCAAGTACGCTGACCGGCGGGCCGAACTTAAGGCAGCTGGGGATTACGCGGCTTTGGCCCTGTTACCCCGGAACGCTTCGCCCGTCCGGATCCATCACCGGGACCACCTCGATGGTCGGCCACACGCCTACATGCGTAAGTTTGGCCTCTCCCGGCTGAACTTCCGGGAATTGGCCCACAAGGGTCAGATTCCGGGCGTCAAGAAAGCCAGCTGGTAA